ATGCGTTGTTACCGGCTTCAAGTCCGTATCAGTTGAACGATGTGTCGATCGATCCGAAAGGCACGTCCCGCAATGTCGAGTTGGACAATACGTCGCAAAAAGTGGTCCCTCGTTATGGCGCTGTCGTGAAAGTGAAATTCAATACTGAGAAGGGCACGCCGATTTTAATTACCTCGTCTTACTCAGGTAACGCGCTGCCGTTTGGCGCCGAGGTGTATGACGAAAAAGACCATAGCGTCGGCACGGTTGCGCAGGGGAGCACGATCTATGCCCGTGTCGCGGAGCCGAAAGGGACGTTGAAGGTGAAATGGGGTGAGGATGGCACATCACAATGTTCTGTTAGCTATATGCTTGCGCCCGGAATTGAAAACGACACTAAGCAAACGGCTATTCAGCGGTTTAGTAATGAGTGTCGTTAACCGGAAATTCAACATTGGTTTGATGTCAGGTTATTATGAATAAGATTAATTACGCTTTTATACTTTTCTTCCTGCTCTACGGCGGGCCTGTTTCAGCATGTTATTATTACAAAGACTATAACCCTAAGGCTGCGACGACGTTAAATATTGACATGGGGCCTATTTCTATGGCGAGCGATGCCGTTGGTGGGGTGATCGCCACAAAAGAAGGCCCGATGACTGATTTTGGCGGGGCTCCCGCTGGGTTTTCTTGCGGCACCGATGGCGCCTCTACACCTGCATCCGCCAATATGGGGATAAGTGGAGATGGAACCGGCACGGCTAATGCCACTTATAACACCAATATTCCGGGTATTGGTGTGAGGATTTACTATTATACCCTCCAGCCGTATGGTTCTGAACCTTCGTCTCCGAAACAAATTGCGACTGTAATACCTGTAACTATTAAAACACCCTATTACACGATGTATCGAAATACAAATGCAGCATTAAAGATTGAGTTAGTGAAAACAGGAACTGTTGATCAAGTGCAAGGAGGACGATTAACCTTTAGCAGAAAGAAATTAATGGGGGTCGACAATAATGCAGGTTATGATGGCGGTGCCTTGGATTTGGTTGATTTAAATTTGACCGCGACTATTACCGCCAACACCTGCGATGTCGACGCAACATCACCTACACGAGTTGACCTGGAACCCGCGGATGCCAATACCTTACCGCGCAAAGGGGCGACAACCGGGGATACTCCGTTTGAAATTCGGCTAAAATGTACAGGTAAAACAGACGTCAATTTATTGCTTGATGGACAAGAAGATACCGATGTTACCGGCCAGGGTGTGTTGGCTATTAAAAAAACGGCAGAATCAGCAAAAGGGATTGGTCTTCAGGTTCTGTATAATGATCTGCCTGTTGAGTTGGAAAAAGAATTCTCTACTGGCATGTCTGCAGAAGGCACCTTTACTATTCCTTTGACAGCGAGATATTACCGAACTACAGAAATACCGGTGAAGGCTGGTGATGTTTCCGCTACGGTGGTTTATAACCTGACCTACAAATAGTCCGTAGATTGCCACATCAATCGATTTTTACTTCATCCTGAAATGAGGTAAGACTCGGTAGCGCTTGTCTCTGCCGCTTCTGCTTCACGCCGTTGCCGTATCTATCGTTTTCGCACAATACTTTTCCGCATTACATCCTCTCCGAAGTCAGTATCAGAAGCAGTATTTTTAGGTGTAAAATTGGACCGCTATGGTTACTGGTCAGAACAAAAAACAATATAATATTTTTATAAAGCTCTCATGGAATGGCTATGGATCGAATATAATTCAGTGGTGTTTCAAATATCATTGTGATATTTGGTCGGCATGGTTGCGCAGGCGAGCACTAACTATACTCTTGTCGCGAAGCCGAAAGGGTACTGAAAGTGAAATGGGGTGAGGATGGCGCATCACAATGTTCTGTTAGTTATATGCTTGCGCCCGGAATTGAAGACGATTCTCAGCAAACGGCTATTCAGCGGTTTAGTAATGAATGTCGTTAGTCACAAATTATTAATTAAACGTTTCTCTTTTATTCACGGTTTGGTAATGCCTCCAATTAGTAGAACATGTATTTTTTAATAAAGGCCCCGATAACTTTTTCGTGGAGTTTGATGGAGCGTGAGAAACAGATTGTTTTACGGGTGAGGCATTTTATTCGGGTGCGTAGCGTCAGATTGTTTCGTTCAATGCGCTGAGTGAAGATTTTACCGGTCAGATGCTTATCTTTCAGCACTCTTGCGGTATCCCGAATGCCAGCGCCATTGAAAGCCATTTCGGTAATGTGCTCGTTTTCTGGCTTCATAAGTATAGGTGAGCAGAAATACTCGATGGCACTCACGGCATCGAAACCGGTCACGACCTTTAGGGTTCTGTCCATGACGGTAAACCAGCGCTGACTGACAACGGGGACAATGAACGGTGATGGTTGCCACAGAAGCACTTTAAAAAACCGTATTATTCATGACAATTCAACTAATTGGAAGCGTTACTCAAGTTTTGTCTATTTTTACACCCGTCATAAATATGCGCATAGCATAATAGATATTATAATCCCCCCAGTTCAAACCGTGACAGATTCAAACACTTACCCCCTACTAACAATATCTTAATAGCGAGATTATGAAAGCAAAAAATATTATTTTCATACTGATCAGCATCTTTATTTCACTGTTGACACTCACCGGCTCAGCGCATGCCAGTTGTTCAGGTACCACCGGGATTATGAATATTGACATCGGCACCATCACTATTCTAGGTGATGCGGATAACAGCACCAGCATTGAATATAAAGATTTACTTGGAACCAAGGCTGATGTTGAGACCGCAGCAGCGATATCCTGCTCGGGTTATTTTACTTACGTAGGGAAAATAACCAATCCCGTACCGGGCACCAACGATCTTGAAAAAGCGCTGTTATCGGATGGTTCCTGGAGTGGTCTTGGTTTTAAATTTTATACCAGAGCCTATAACGGCTGGTATAATTCATTGCACAATGCCTCGCCTCCGGTCACGATTGCCGCCTCATGGAATAAATTCTGTATGCAATCTGAATGCTGGAACCCACAAAGTCACGAAGGCATTATTATGATAGGTGCCCTTAGTGTATACGGCGGCGGTGTCCCGGCAATGCCTGGTATCATTAATACAACCGTTACACCTTTCACTACGGATGGCTATCCCGCCATCACCTACCATATTACCGGTACCGTTGTTGTCCCCAGCTGTAATGTAGATGCTGCCACGCCTTCACGTGTTTTGCTCAAACCGGTCAATGCCAACGACCTCTCCCATAAGGGAAGTACGGCTGAGGATACGCCGTTTGAGATTTCACTGAAGTGCAATAGTAACGTCTCTGTCAATTTGCTGCTTGATGGCACCGAGGACAGTGACGCACAGGATGATGGTGTGCTGGCTTTAAATGGCAACTCAACGGCCTCGGGGGTTGGTGTCCAGCTGTTGGTCAATAATAACCCGGCGAAACTGAATGAAACCTTTAAGGTAGGCGATGCCGTTGCAGGAAATACCGCCATAGCCATGACGGCTCGTTATTACCGAACCAGCAACGCGGCAGTTAAAGCGGGCTCCGTTTCTGCCACCGTGGTTTATAATGTAACGTATAAATAATAATTTCGCCGGAAGTGAAACATTATTTTTCAGATGATGGTTTCCGTATATAAAATCTGTGATGACGTATAATTTAACCTATAAATAAAAACATTATGTGTCGTCACGGGGTTAAGAAAAGGCAGAATAATTTCTGCCTTTTCTATTTACCGATCCTTTCGCCACGCATCCGCTGTCAATGCTTCACCAAAATGCCCGGCAATCAGCCGTTTGGTCAGCTCATGCAACGGCGAGGCGAGCACGTCAGAGGTGCTGCCGCGCTCGACGACTTCGCCCTGGTGCATAACTAAAACCTGATCGCTGATATGTTTCATCATTCCGATATGCTGGGTGACATAAATATAAGAGATACCCTGTTTCTCTTGTAATTCCAGCATCAGATTAATGAGCTGCGAACGCATCGACATATCCAGCGATGCCAGCGCTTCGTCTGCGATGATCACCTTCGGGCGCAAAATCAGCGCACGGGCCAACCCCAGACGCTGTTTTTGCCCTGGCGCCAGCATGTGCGGATAATAACTGACGTGATCGGGCAGCAAACCGACCATCCGCATGGTTTCCACAATCTGCTTCCGGCGCTGTTCAGGCTCGAGGTCAGTGTTCAGGCGCAGTGGAAAATCGAGGATCTGCGAGATACGCTGGCGCGGATTGAGCGACGTCGACGGGTCCTGAAAAATCATTCGAATACACTGGCTACGAAACGAATAATCGCCGTAGTGCAGTGGATGATCGTCAATCAGCACTTCGCCGCTGGTCGGTTCGATCATGCCCGCCAGCATTTTCGCCAGCGTCGATTTACCGGAACCATTCTCGCCAATAATGGCGAGGGTTTGCTTTTCGCGGAGGGTAAAACTCAGCGGTTTTACCGCCTCAACGGTCTGACGGCGAAACCAGCCTGTACGATAGCGAAAGGTTTTGCTCAGATTGCGTACTTCAAGCAGCGTTTCCACCATGTCACTCTTTCTCCATGTTCAGCGGGAAATGACAGGCGTAGAGATGATTCTTTACCCCGGTCAGGCGCGGGGTTTCAATACATTCTCGTTGAGCATACGGGCAGCGAGGCCCCAGACGACAACCTATCGGTAATTGTTCAAGCAAGGGGATCGCCCCAGGCATCGTATTCAGGCGGCTTTTATGCGGCATAGCGCTGCCAAAGTCGGGGATAGCGCGGATCAACGCCTGGGTATACGGATGGTGCGGGGTCGTCACCAAATCTTTGCTGAGCGCGGTTTCCACCGTTTGCCCGCAGTACATCACGTTGATTTTGTCTGCCCACTGACTCAACATCTGCAGGTCGTGGCTGATCAGCAAAATCGTGGTGTTGCTGTTCTGATTCAAACGGGTCAGCAGACGAAAAATTTGCGCCTGAGTAGTGGGCTCCATCGCGTTCGTCGGTTCGTCGGCAATCAACAAACGCGGCTGGTTAGCCAGCGCGATGGCGATCATCACTTTCTGGCACTCACCATCGGTCAGCTCATAGGGAAAACTGCGCATCGCATCTTTGTGATCTTTAATGCCGACACGGTGCAACAGTTCAATGGCGCGGCGTTTACGCCAGCCAATACGCTGCCACCAGCGGCCTTTGTAGGTCCAGGCCGGAATATTTTGCATCAACTGGCGACCCACACGCTCGGACGGATCAAGACAGGACTGCGGCTCCTGAAAGATCATGGAGACGTTGTGACCGACCAGCTTACGACGCTCACGCGAGGAGAGACGCAGCAGGTCGATGTCATCAAAGCGCATACGGTCGGCGGTGACGCGCCAGTTGTCTTTCGCGACACCGCAAATTGCTTTGGCGATCAAACTTTTTCCCGACCCTGATTCACCCACCAGACCACGGATTTCGCCTTCGTTTAAGGTCATGCTGATCCGATCGACGGCTTTTACCCATCCTTCGTCGGTTCTGAATTCAATGGTGAGGTTACGAATATCCAGTAATGGCATTATTCCACCCCCGCAATAATCGCCCGGCGCAGGCCATCGCCAAGCAGGTTAACCAGCAACACGCTGATCATAATGGCGCCGCCGGGCAGCATCACGGTCCACGGCGCAACATAAATCAGCTCCAGCGCGTCTCCGAGCATGGCTCCCCATTCAGGAGAGGGCAGCTGCGCGCCTAGATCCAGAAAACCCAACGCCGCAATGTCGAGGATCGCCATCGAGAGCGCACGGGTGATTTCGGTGATCAAACCGGCCGTGATGTTGGGCAGAATCGCAAACCAGAGAATATTCAGCGTGGTTGCGCCATCCAGACGGGCGGCGATCACATACTCTTTTTCCAGCTCATCATGCACCATGCTGTAGACAGAACGCACCATACGCGGCAGTAACGCCAGCCAGACCGCAAACATCGCATGGCTTAAATGCGGACCCGCAAACGCCACCACGATAATCGCCAGCAGCAGCGACGGAATAGAGAGCAGCGTATCCAGAATGTGATTGAGCACGGCGGAGCGTAAGCCGTGGGTCGCCCCGGCAACCACCCCAAGCACCAGACCACAAATCGTGGCGGCGAGCGTCACCACGAATGCGCCGCCGACGGTGGGCGCGGCGCCACTCAGCAATCGACTTAAGACGTCGCGCCCCAGATCGTCGGTGCCGAGAAAGAACGACACTTCGCCGTAGCGAGACCAGGAAGGCGGCAAAAGCTGATAGCCGAGGAACTGTTGATCAATACCGTAGGGGGCAAACCAACTGCCAAAAATGCACAATAGCACCAGCCCCGCGCAGCCATACAGGCCGATCATCGCGGTGGTATCGCTATAAAATTTCCGCCAGGCCGTGCGTAGCGTACCCGGTGGGCGTTTTTCGCTGTATACGCTATCGTAGGGCATACCATTCCTTATGTTTCAGCGGGTTAGCCATGGCACCCAAAATATCAGATAACACATTGACGATGATGACCAGGGAGCCAATCACCATCACGCCTGCGGAAATGGCGGCATAATCTTGTTGGCGAATGGCATTGATCAACCAGCGGCCCAGTCCCGGCCAGCTAAAGACCATCTCGGTGATCATCGCCAGCGTCAACATGGTCGAAAATTGCAAACCAAGACGTGGGATCACCGGAGGAAGCGCGTTGTGCAGCACGTGACGGCGCAGAATCGTCAGACGTGATAATCCTCGGGTGGCCGCCGCTTTCACGTAGTTCTGGTCGTACACTTCAATCGTGCTGATCCGCATTAAACGAATCACCTCTGTGGTAGGGGCGACCGCCAGCGTCAGGACCGGTAATACCATGTGGCGCAATGCGCTCATCACCATCTCGTCACGCCAGGGTGAGTCAGAAATCCACGCATCGATAATGGCGAATCCAGTGACGGGTTTGACTTCATAAAGCAGATCGAAGCGGCCAGACACCGGCAGCCAGCCGAGCGTCAGCGAAAAGAACAACGTCAGCAGCAGCGCCAGCCAAAACACGGGAATAGAAAATCCCAGCAGGGCGAGGGCGCTGATAAAGCGATCGGGCCATTTATTGCGCGTCACGCCAGCCACCATTCCGATCGGGATGCCGACCATCAGGGCAAAGCCGAAGGCGAGAATGCACAGCTCCATGGTGGCGGGAAACACCTCTTTAAGCTGCTCAGAGATTAGCTGACCATTAATGCTGGAGACGCCGAAATCCCAGTGGATCAGGCCATTGAACCAGAATACCCAGGCATTCCACAACGAGGCACCCTGAAGCGGCGCGTGCGGCGTAAAGTAACTCAGACTGAAGCCGATAAAGGTCAGGAAAAAGAGTGTGACCAGCAACAGCAAAAAACGGCGCAGGGTGAAGATAATCATGGTTTTTTCACCTCTTTGGCTTTTTCCCGCGAGACACCCGCAAAGGAGGCG
This Citrobacter enshiensis DNA region includes the following protein-coding sequences:
- a CDS encoding fimbrial protein encodes the protein MKAKNIIFILISIFISLLTLTGSAHASCSGTTGIMNIDIGTITILGDADNSTSIEYKDLLGTKADVETAAAISCSGYFTYVGKITNPVPGTNDLEKALLSDGSWSGLGFKFYTRAYNGWYNSLHNASPPVTIAASWNKFCMQSECWNPQSHEGIIMIGALSVYGGGVPAMPGIINTTVTPFTTDGYPAITYHITGTVVVPSCNVDAATPSRVLLKPVNANDLSHKGSTAEDTPFEISLKCNSNVSVNLLLDGTEDSDAQDDGVLALNGNSTASGVGVQLLVNNNPAKLNETFKVGDAVAGNTAIAMTARYYRTSNAAVKAGSVSATVVYNVTYK
- the sapD gene encoding peptide ABC transporter ATP-binding protein SapD — its product is MPLLDIRNLTIEFRTDEGWVKAVDRISMTLNEGEIRGLVGESGSGKSLIAKAICGVAKDNWRVTADRMRFDDIDLLRLSSRERRKLVGHNVSMIFQEPQSCLDPSERVGRQLMQNIPAWTYKGRWWQRIGWRKRRAIELLHRVGIKDHKDAMRSFPYELTDGECQKVMIAIALANQPRLLIADEPTNAMEPTTQAQIFRLLTRLNQNSNTTILLISHDLQMLSQWADKINVMYCGQTVETALSKDLVTTPHHPYTQALIRAIPDFGSAMPHKSRLNTMPGAIPLLEQLPIGCRLGPRCPYAQRECIETPRLTGVKNHLYACHFPLNMEKE
- a CDS encoding fimbrial protein, which produces MNKINYAFILFFLLYGGPVSACYYYKDYNPKAATTLNIDMGPISMASDAVGGVIATKEGPMTDFGGAPAGFSCGTDGASTPASANMGISGDGTGTANATYNTNIPGIGVRIYYYTLQPYGSEPSSPKQIATVIPVTIKTPYYTMYRNTNAALKIELVKTGTVDQVQGGRLTFSRKKLMGVDNNAGYDGGALDLVDLNLTATITANTCDVDATSPTRVDLEPADANTLPRKGATTGDTPFEIRLKCTGKTDVNLLLDGQEDTDVTGQGVLAIKKTAESAKGIGLQVLYNDLPVELEKEFSTGMSAEGTFTIPLTARYYRTTEIPVKAGDVSATVVYNLTYK
- the sapB gene encoding peptide ABC transporter permease SapB gives rise to the protein MIIFTLRRFLLLLVTLFFLTFIGFSLSYFTPHAPLQGASLWNAWVFWFNGLIHWDFGVSSINGQLISEQLKEVFPATMELCILAFGFALMVGIPIGMVAGVTRNKWPDRFISALALLGFSIPVFWLALLLTLFFSLTLGWLPVSGRFDLLYEVKPVTGFAIIDAWISDSPWRDEMVMSALRHMVLPVLTLAVAPTTEVIRLMRISTIEVYDQNYVKAAATRGLSRLTILRRHVLHNALPPVIPRLGLQFSTMLTLAMITEMVFSWPGLGRWLINAIRQQDYAAISAGVMVIGSLVIIVNVLSDILGAMANPLKHKEWYALR
- the sapC gene encoding peptide ABC transporter permease SapC; translated protein: MPYDSVYSEKRPPGTLRTAWRKFYSDTTAMIGLYGCAGLVLLCIFGSWFAPYGIDQQFLGYQLLPPSWSRYGEVSFFLGTDDLGRDVLSRLLSGAAPTVGGAFVVTLAATICGLVLGVVAGATHGLRSAVLNHILDTLLSIPSLLLAIIVVAFAGPHLSHAMFAVWLALLPRMVRSVYSMVHDELEKEYVIAARLDGATTLNILWFAILPNITAGLITEITRALSMAILDIAALGFLDLGAQLPSPEWGAMLGDALELIYVAPWTVMLPGGAIMISVLLVNLLGDGLRRAIIAGVE
- the sapF gene encoding peptide ABC transporter ATP-binding protein SapF — protein: MVETLLEVRNLSKTFRYRTGWFRRQTVEAVKPLSFTLREKQTLAIIGENGSGKSTLAKMLAGMIEPTSGEVLIDDHPLHYGDYSFRSQCIRMIFQDPSTSLNPRQRISQILDFPLRLNTDLEPEQRRKQIVETMRMVGLLPDHVSYYPHMLAPGQKQRLGLARALILRPKVIIADEALASLDMSMRSQLINLMLELQEKQGISYIYVTQHIGMMKHISDQVLVMHQGEVVERGSTSDVLASPLHELTKRLIAGHFGEALTADAWRKDR